Proteins from a single region of Oncorhynchus nerka isolate Pitt River linkage group LG18, Oner_Uvic_2.0, whole genome shotgun sequence:
- the LOC115126566 gene encoding nocturnin-like isoform X2, producing the protein MGSGASRLYSSLAQTLVSTSTTTTPLAQTLVNNTTTTTTTPLAQTLVSTSTTTTPLAHHQDPQHPSPSQGCHSPPGGHPLELLRECEEALRDRPPRLLRAFICPGEGEVDREEVDNDATQRTIRVMQWNILAQALGEGMDSFVNCPLEALNWAERKYLILEEILTYRPHILCLQEVDHYYDTFQPILASLGYRGNFCPKPWSPCLDVEGNNGPDGCALFYDEARLDLVDSVNVRLCDLFTPTNQVAVVTTLRCRVTGRRLCVAVTHLKARSGWECLRSAQGSDLLRNLATLTQSPGGPSGPIGVSPDTPLLVCGDFNAVPSEDVYQRFASSPLILDSAYKRLSRDGLSEPAYTTWKIRPTGECCTTLDYIWYSREAFSVDAVLDMPTEEQIGPNRLPSYNYPSDHLSLVCDFSFKKQQEE; encoded by the exons ATGGGCAGTGGTGCCAGTAGACTCTACAGCTCCCTGGCCCAGACCCTAGTCAGCACCAGCACCACTACCACGCCCCTGGCCCAGACCCTagtcaacaacaccaccaccaccactaccaccccccTGGCCCAGACCCTAGTCAGcaccagtaccactaccacccCGCTGGCCCATCACCAGGACCCCCAGCACCCCTCCCCCTCACAGGGGTGTCACTCTCCCCCGGGGGGGCACCCCCTGGAGCTGCTGAGGGAGTGTGAGGAGGCTCTACGGGACAGGCCTCCTCGCCTCCTCAGAGCCTTCATCTGCCccggggagggagaggtggacagggaGGAAGTGGACAACGATGCCACCCAGAGGACCATCAGAGTTATGCAGTGGAACATACTGGCTCAAG ctctaGGTGAAGGTATGGACAGTTTCGTCAACTGTCCCCTGGAAGCCCTGAACTGGGCGGAGCGTAAATACCTCATCCTAGAAGAGATCCTCACCTACCGACCTCACATCCTGTGTCTACAGGAAGTCGACCACTACTACGACACCTTCCAGCCAATCCTGGCCAGCCTGGGTTACCGCGGCAACTTCTGCCCCAAGCCCTGGTCTCCGTGTTTGGATGTGGAGGGCAACAACGGTCCGGATGGATGTGCTCTGTTCTACGATGAAGCCCGGTTGGACTTGGTGGATAGTGTGAATGTCCGGCTGTGTGACCTTTTCACACCCACCAACCAG GTGGCGGTCGTCACGACGCTGCGTTGCAGGGTGACAGGCCGGCGGCTGTGTGTTGCCGTGACGCACCTCAAAGCCCGGAGCGGCTGGGAATGCCTCCGTAGTGCCCAGGGTTCCGACCTTCTCCGGAACCTCGCCACCCTCACCCAATCACCGGGGGGTCCTTCGGGTCCCATCGGCGTCTCCCCAGACACCCCTCTCCTCGTCTGCGGCGACTTCAACGCTGTGCCTTCCGAGGACGTCTACCAGCGTTTCGCCTCATCACCGTTGATCCTTGACTCCGCCTATAAACGGTTAAGCCGGGACGGGCTTTCGGAACCGGCCTACACCACGTGGAAGATCCGGCCGACGGGAGAGTGCTGCACCACATTGGATTATATCTGGTACTCTAGAGAAGCTTTCAGTGTGGACGCCGTGTTGGATATGCCTACAGAGGAACAGATTGGCCCCAACAGGCTTCCGTCGTACAACTACCCCTCCGATCACCTCTCGCTGGTGTGTGACTTCAGCTTTAAAAAGCAgcaggaggagtga
- the LOC115126566 gene encoding nocturnin-like isoform X3, whose amino-acid sequence METMVCPMGSGASRLYSSLAQTLVSTSTTTTPLAQTLVNNTTTTTTTPLAQTLVSTSTTTTPLAHHQDPQHPSPSQGCHSPPGGHPLELLRECEEALRDRPPRLLRAFICPGEGEVDREEVDNDATQRTIRVMQWNILAQALGEGMDSFVNCPLEALNWAERKYLILEEILTYRPHILCLQEVDHYYDTFQPILASLGYRGNFCPKPWSPCLDVEGNNGPDGCALFYDEARLDLVDSVNVRLCDLFTPTNQVAVVTTLRCRVTGRRLCVAVTHLKARSGWECLRSAQGSDLLRNLATLTQSPGGPSGPIGVSPDTPLLVCGDFNAVPSEDVYQRFASSPLILDSAYKRLSRDGLSEPAYTTWKIRPTGECCTTLDYIWYSREAFSVDAVLDMPTEEQIGPNRLPSYNYPSDHLSLVCDFSFKKQQEE is encoded by the exons tctgtCCAATGGGCAGTGGTGCCAGTAGACTCTACAGCTCCCTGGCCCAGACCCTAGTCAGCACCAGCACCACTACCACGCCCCTGGCCCAGACCCTagtcaacaacaccaccaccaccactaccaccccccTGGCCCAGACCCTAGTCAGcaccagtaccactaccacccCGCTGGCCCATCACCAGGACCCCCAGCACCCCTCCCCCTCACAGGGGTGTCACTCTCCCCCGGGGGGGCACCCCCTGGAGCTGCTGAGGGAGTGTGAGGAGGCTCTACGGGACAGGCCTCCTCGCCTCCTCAGAGCCTTCATCTGCCccggggagggagaggtggacagggaGGAAGTGGACAACGATGCCACCCAGAGGACCATCAGAGTTATGCAGTGGAACATACTGGCTCAAG ctctaGGTGAAGGTATGGACAGTTTCGTCAACTGTCCCCTGGAAGCCCTGAACTGGGCGGAGCGTAAATACCTCATCCTAGAAGAGATCCTCACCTACCGACCTCACATCCTGTGTCTACAGGAAGTCGACCACTACTACGACACCTTCCAGCCAATCCTGGCCAGCCTGGGTTACCGCGGCAACTTCTGCCCCAAGCCCTGGTCTCCGTGTTTGGATGTGGAGGGCAACAACGGTCCGGATGGATGTGCTCTGTTCTACGATGAAGCCCGGTTGGACTTGGTGGATAGTGTGAATGTCCGGCTGTGTGACCTTTTCACACCCACCAACCAG GTGGCGGTCGTCACGACGCTGCGTTGCAGGGTGACAGGCCGGCGGCTGTGTGTTGCCGTGACGCACCTCAAAGCCCGGAGCGGCTGGGAATGCCTCCGTAGTGCCCAGGGTTCCGACCTTCTCCGGAACCTCGCCACCCTCACCCAATCACCGGGGGGTCCTTCGGGTCCCATCGGCGTCTCCCCAGACACCCCTCTCCTCGTCTGCGGCGACTTCAACGCTGTGCCTTCCGAGGACGTCTACCAGCGTTTCGCCTCATCACCGTTGATCCTTGACTCCGCCTATAAACGGTTAAGCCGGGACGGGCTTTCGGAACCGGCCTACACCACGTGGAAGATCCGGCCGACGGGAGAGTGCTGCACCACATTGGATTATATCTGGTACTCTAGAGAAGCTTTCAGTGTGGACGCCGTGTTGGATATGCCTACAGAGGAACAGATTGGCCCCAACAGGCTTCCGTCGTACAACTACCCCTCCGATCACCTCTCGCTGGTGTGTGACTTCAGCTTTAAAAAGCAgcaggaggagtga